The following proteins are encoded in a genomic region of Actinomycetota bacterium:
- a CDS encoding YbhN family protein, with translation MSGSSDPSRTTRMLKAALAVAIVVGIFVGVLPRITDMREVWRHLRDIGALAWTGLAAVTLWNQVTYWWVTMAALPGLSFGQAATVNLSSTAVANTVPAGGGVGVGVSTAMLASWDFAPGEIGRYVLVTAVWNNFVKLGMPIVALALLALTGGGNGRLAVVSVIGLLVLGVAVVLLYLVLRSEELARRVGAVAGNVASKIIGLAGKGPVQDWDDKAARFREDSIELLQRRWHVLTIATVVGHLSLFAVLYTTLRLVGVGADELSFAEALAGFAFARLVTAIPLTPGAVGMIELGYVGAFVAMGADKSLVVAAVLAFRTLTYLLPVPLGGLTYLVWRHRSDWREGEDGASVGPDDVERSASRT, from the coding sequence GTGTCCGGTTCATCGGACCCGTCACGCACGACGAGGATGTTGAAGGCCGCGCTCGCGGTCGCGATCGTCGTCGGGATCTTCGTGGGCGTCCTTCCGAGGATCACCGACATGCGGGAGGTGTGGCGCCACCTCCGCGATATCGGCGCGCTCGCGTGGACCGGTCTCGCCGCCGTGACGCTGTGGAACCAGGTGACCTACTGGTGGGTCACGATGGCGGCGCTGCCCGGCCTGAGCTTCGGCCAAGCGGCGACCGTCAACCTCTCGTCCACCGCGGTGGCCAACACCGTCCCCGCCGGCGGGGGAGTGGGCGTGGGCGTGTCGACGGCGATGCTCGCATCGTGGGACTTCGCCCCAGGCGAGATCGGGCGCTACGTGCTCGTGACCGCCGTGTGGAACAACTTCGTCAAGCTCGGGATGCCGATCGTCGCACTGGCTCTGCTGGCGCTCACCGGCGGAGGGAACGGCCGTCTGGCCGTCGTCAGCGTCATCGGACTGCTCGTCCTCGGTGTCGCGGTCGTCCTCCTCTACCTCGTGCTCCGTAGCGAGGAGTTGGCACGCCGGGTCGGCGCGGTGGCCGGGAACGTCGCTTCGAAGATCATCGGTCTCGCCGGCAAGGGCCCGGTCCAGGACTGGGACGACAAGGCGGCACGCTTCCGCGAGGACTCCATCGAGCTGCTCCAGCGCCGGTGGCACGTCCTGACGATCGCCACGGTGGTCGGACATCTGTCGCTGTTCGCTGTGCTGTACACCACGCTGCGCCTCGTTGGTGTCGGCGCGGACGAGCTGAGCTTCGCGGAGGCGCTGGCCGGGTTCGCGTTCGCTCGGCTCGTCACCGCCATCCCCCTGACGCCAGGAGCGGTCGGCATGATCGAGCTGGGCTACGTCGGGGCGTTCGTGGCGATGGGGGCGGACAAGAGCCTGGTCGTGGCCGCTGTGCTGGCCTTCCGCACTCTGACCTACCTGCTTCCCGTGCCGCTCGGCGGGCTCACCTACCTCGTGTGGCGCCACCGCAGCGATTGGCGCGAGGGTGAGGACGGTGCGTCGGTGGGGCCAGATGACGTCGAGCGCTCCGCGTCACGGACGTGA
- a CDS encoding DUF1206 domain-containing protein → MGQRLVDDATLERLARAGLAGRGLLYAVLAVLAAQVVLGGSRGSGNASAQGAIEAIAKQPFGRALLIALTVAFAAYAVWRAVQAYRGPREERDLPAWAMRVAFAFRALLYTGLALLTAREAVGAGGGTSSERSVTRTVLEWTGGAWIVAGVGVVVLGIAAYQGYQAISRSFLEDLEERRIGDATRAWLEPLGSAGHAGRALGFGLVGAFIVHSALTFDSGGVGLDGALRELSGTAHGPWLVGAVALGFGLYGAFLLAMVRYAEVRDLD, encoded by the coding sequence GTGGGGCAACGCTTGGTCGACGACGCGACGCTCGAACGGCTCGCACGCGCTGGCCTCGCCGGACGTGGCCTGCTCTACGCCGTCCTGGCCGTCCTGGCGGCGCAGGTCGTGCTCGGCGGATCGCGGGGATCGGGCAACGCCAGTGCCCAGGGTGCGATCGAGGCCATCGCCAAGCAGCCGTTCGGTCGCGCGCTGCTCATCGCGCTTACGGTCGCCTTCGCCGCGTACGCCGTGTGGCGGGCGGTGCAGGCCTACCGCGGACCGCGCGAGGAACGTGACCTCCCCGCCTGGGCCATGCGCGTCGCGTTCGCGTTCCGCGCGCTGCTGTACACCGGTCTCGCCCTGCTCACCGCACGTGAGGCGGTCGGTGCGGGTGGTGGAACCAGCAGCGAGCGGTCGGTGACGAGGACGGTCCTCGAGTGGACCGGGGGAGCGTGGATCGTCGCGGGCGTCGGCGTCGTCGTGCTCGGGATCGCCGCGTACCAGGGCTACCAAGCCATCAGCCGCAGCTTCCTCGAGGATCTCGAGGAACGCCGCATCGGTGACGCGACCCGGGCGTGGCTCGAGCCACTGGGGTCGGCCGGGCATGCGGGGCGCGCCCTCGGCTTCGGACTCGTCGGCGCGTTCATCGTGCACTCCGCGCTGACCTTCGACTCGGGAGGTGTCGGGCTCGACGGCGCACTGCGTGAGCTGAGCGGGACCGCGCACGGGCCCTGGCTCGTCGGGGCGGTCGCGCTCGGGTTCGGGCTGTACGGCGCGTTCCTGCTCGCGATGGTGCGGTACGCCGAGGTCCGCGACCTCGACTGA
- a CDS encoding CocE/NonD family hydrolase produces the protein MRTRILTLLVAVAAVVAGIAAAPAPTLTTSSAALASAPEGSTWYETWITTPDGEDLHVDVMRPEGLDDSVQTPVILVVSPYLGLGSSVVVANVPSSQAPGPVDRFFDFYEGAQVFDRGYTVVQVSLRGTGGSSGCLDILGPGEQLDVATAVEFARTAPFSTGHVGMYGKSYDANTGAVAAALGPEGLDAIVAQAIAPDRYRGSYNDRVRLLQSLLYPTAAYGLQGEGGFSSQNDTRYIANSVSHSADCQVGLLEHYLDDESAHFWRVRDFVDRAQRSEVPTFITTGYLDNATNIGAGALDLFNSLQGPKKLWIGWWEHVRGNDMDGGRLLMGRAGFFDEVMRFFDHHVKKVPLEDAPWTDDPIIAAQSNDGTWRSETQWPAADAVALEGALLSGTFEDDGRNQGTQGTGFGPGGFVTFQPTRGHGTWTFSPPLEHAAHLGGLPTATVDVTPVVPRTNVVVNLYDVAPDGRATYITRGAALVDAAGPKDITLWPTDWKFAAGHRVGVLVSGANGEAYTHVPTRTTVTVNGGSVSLPWLTYERVSDIQGDSNPRLESFLASAPFPVTDDPPERTSEDFTLPAPLQPKP, from the coding sequence GTGCGCACCCGCATCCTGACACTGCTCGTGGCCGTCGCGGCCGTGGTCGCCGGCATCGCCGCCGCGCCCGCCCCGACGCTCACGACCTCGTCCGCCGCGCTCGCCAGCGCCCCCGAGGGCAGCACCTGGTACGAGACGTGGATCACGACGCCGGACGGCGAGGACCTCCACGTCGACGTCATGCGCCCCGAGGGCCTCGACGACAGCGTGCAGACCCCGGTGATCCTGGTCGTCAGCCCCTACCTCGGGCTCGGATCCAGCGTGGTTGTCGCCAACGTCCCAAGCTCACAGGCACCCGGCCCGGTCGACCGCTTCTTCGACTTCTACGAGGGCGCGCAGGTCTTCGACCGTGGCTACACCGTCGTGCAGGTGAGCCTGCGCGGCACGGGCGGAAGCTCCGGCTGCCTCGACATCCTCGGTCCCGGCGAGCAGCTCGACGTCGCCACGGCGGTCGAGTTCGCGCGCACCGCCCCGTTCTCCACCGGCCACGTCGGCATGTACGGGAAGAGCTACGACGCCAACACCGGCGCGGTGGCCGCCGCGCTCGGCCCCGAGGGTCTCGACGCCATCGTCGCGCAGGCGATCGCGCCGGACCGCTACCGCGGCTCCTACAACGACCGCGTCCGGCTGCTCCAGTCGCTGCTCTACCCCACGGCCGCGTACGGGCTCCAGGGCGAGGGCGGCTTCTCGTCGCAGAACGACACGCGCTACATCGCCAACTCGGTGAGCCACTCGGCTGACTGTCAGGTCGGCCTGCTCGAGCACTACCTCGACGACGAGTCGGCGCACTTCTGGCGCGTCCGCGACTTCGTCGACCGCGCTCAGCGCTCCGAGGTGCCGACCTTCATCACCACCGGCTACCTCGACAACGCGACCAACATCGGGGCCGGGGCGCTGGACCTGTTCAACTCGCTCCAGGGCCCCAAGAAGCTGTGGATCGGCTGGTGGGAGCACGTCCGCGGCAACGACATGGATGGTGGCCGTCTCCTGATGGGACGCGCGGGCTTCTTCGACGAGGTCATGCGCTTCTTCGACCATCACGTGAAGAAGGTCCCGCTCGAGGATGCCCCGTGGACCGACGACCCGATCATCGCGGCCCAGAGCAACGACGGGACCTGGCGCAGCGAGACCCAGTGGCCCGCGGCTGACGCGGTCGCCCTCGAGGGCGCGCTGCTGTCCGGCACCTTCGAGGACGACGGTCGCAACCAGGGAACGCAGGGAACGGGCTTCGGTCCCGGCGGCTTCGTCACGTTCCAGCCCACCCGCGGGCACGGCACGTGGACGTTCTCACCACCGCTCGAGCACGCCGCACACCTGGGTGGCCTCCCGACCGCGACCGTGGACGTGACTCCGGTCGTCCCGCGTACCAACGTGGTGGTCAACCTCTACGACGTCGCCCCGGACGGCCGCGCGACCTACATCACGCGGGGCGCGGCGCTGGTCGATGCGGCCGGGCCCAAGGACATCACGCTGTGGCCGACCGACTGGAAGTTCGCGGCCGGCCACCGCGTCGGCGTGCTGGTCTCGGGCGCGAACGGCGAGGCCTACACCCACGTGCCGACCCGCACGACCGTGACGGTCAACGGCGGGAGCGTGTCGCTGCCGTGGCTGACGTACGAGCGGGTCAGCGACATCCAGGGCGACTCCAACCCCCGGCTCGAGTCGTTCCTGGCGAGCGCCCCGTTCCCCGTGACCGACGACCCGCCCGAACGCACCAGCGAGGACTTCACGCTCCCCGCCCCACTGCAACCCAAGCCCTGA
- a CDS encoding enoyl-CoA hydratase/isomerase family protein, producing MTDDRYARFTNLRIERPEQHLLEIIMDNPGRLNSLDHDGHRELAEVWLEVDRDPETRVAIIRGEGEVYSSGGDLDLVRDMADDFATRIRVLREARDLVYNVINCAKPIVSAMEGPAVGAGLVVGLLADISIAGRSARIIDGHTRLGVAAGDHAAIVWPLLCGMAKAKYHLLTCEPVSGEEAERIGLVSLVVDDGATRDRALEVARKLAASSQSAIRFTKLTLNNWLRTFGPTFDASLAYEFLGFSGPDVREGMAAIREKRPPAFEGPASE from the coding sequence GTGACCGACGATCGCTACGCACGCTTCACCAACCTGCGCATCGAACGCCCCGAGCAGCACCTGCTCGAGATCATCATGGACAACCCCGGTCGGCTCAACTCACTCGACCACGACGGTCACCGCGAGCTCGCGGAGGTGTGGCTCGAGGTCGATCGCGACCCGGAGACGCGCGTCGCGATCATCCGAGGCGAGGGTGAGGTCTACTCGAGCGGGGGCGACCTGGATCTCGTCCGCGACATGGCCGACGACTTCGCCACACGCATCCGCGTGCTGCGCGAGGCACGGGACCTGGTCTACAACGTCATCAACTGCGCCAAGCCGATCGTCTCCGCGATGGAAGGTCCGGCCGTCGGTGCCGGCCTGGTCGTCGGGCTGCTCGCCGACATCTCGATCGCGGGGCGCAGCGCGCGCATCATCGACGGGCACACGCGCCTCGGCGTCGCCGCAGGCGACCACGCCGCCATCGTGTGGCCGCTGCTGTGCGGCATGGCCAAGGCCAAGTACCACCTGCTGACGTGCGAGCCGGTGTCGGGGGAGGAAGCCGAGCGCATCGGACTCGTCTCCCTCGTCGTCGACGACGGCGCGACCCGCGATCGGGCGCTGGAGGTCGCCCGCAAGCTCGCCGCCAGCAGCCAGTCCGCCATCCGGTTCACCAAGCTGACCCTCAACAACTGGCTGCGGACGTTCGGTCCGACCTTCGACGCGTCCCTCGCCTACGAGTTCCTGGGCTTCTCGGGCCCCGACGTCCGCGAGGGCATGGCCGCCATCCGCGAGAAGCGCCCCCCTGCCTTCGAAGGGCCGGCCTCCGAGTAG
- a CDS encoding ATP-binding protein, with translation MLRRDDNPYVPGFGIVPPALAGREPEFADLEAALRRVQRGIYEQPRLVSGDRGMGKTAVLAELTAAAREDGAWVVDVEASRTGDVFVPLLRDLQRTLTAHDLDARVGEHVQRALAVLAAFSVVHAGLELGVEVDASARGRSGDLATDLGDVLEAVAEAAWANDTAVLLTIDEIQVMPPEQMGPLFAALQRAAKFEPEPGQHLPILAVVAGLAHARSAMRAASSTYAERVREHELGLLSDAAATEALTIPAEEHGVVFARDALASVLDAAGGYPYFVQLMGYEVWNVAADRSEHEVISVESARAGVRAGRREAAAVFRSRLAEVPDTERRYLEAVAALGEDERRSGRIAEELGGTAGEWGWARQRLIERGLLRPDGHGRVAFALPGLDAYLRERA, from the coding sequence GTGTTGCGACGGGACGACAACCCCTACGTGCCGGGCTTCGGCATCGTGCCGCCGGCGCTGGCGGGGCGCGAGCCCGAGTTCGCCGACCTCGAGGCCGCGCTGCGGCGTGTCCAGCGCGGGATCTACGAGCAGCCCCGCCTCGTCTCCGGTGATCGCGGCATGGGCAAGACCGCAGTGCTGGCCGAGCTCACGGCTGCGGCGCGCGAGGACGGGGCGTGGGTCGTCGACGTCGAGGCCAGCCGGACGGGCGACGTCTTCGTGCCGCTGCTGCGCGACCTGCAGCGCACGCTCACCGCGCACGACCTCGACGCGCGCGTCGGCGAGCACGTCCAGCGTGCGCTGGCGGTGCTGGCCGCGTTCAGCGTCGTCCACGCCGGCCTGGAGCTGGGCGTCGAGGTCGACGCGAGCGCGCGCGGCCGCAGCGGCGACCTCGCCACCGACCTTGGGGACGTCCTCGAAGCGGTGGCCGAGGCGGCCTGGGCCAACGACACCGCCGTGCTGCTGACGATCGACGAGATCCAGGTGATGCCGCCCGAGCAGATGGGTCCGCTGTTCGCGGCGCTGCAACGTGCCGCGAAGTTCGAACCCGAGCCCGGCCAGCACCTACCCATCCTCGCCGTGGTGGCTGGACTCGCCCACGCTCGCTCGGCGATGCGGGCAGCGTCGTCGACGTACGCGGAACGGGTGCGCGAGCACGAGCTCGGGTTGCTCAGCGACGCCGCCGCGACCGAGGCGCTGACGATCCCCGCCGAGGAGCACGGCGTCGTGTTCGCGCGCGATGCGCTGGCGTCCGTGCTCGACGCGGCAGGGGGCTACCCCTACTTCGTCCAGCTCATGGGGTACGAGGTCTGGAACGTGGCTGCCGATCGAAGCGAGCACGAGGTCATCTCCGTCGAGTCGGCGCGGGCGGGGGTGCGGGCGGGGAGACGCGAGGCCGCCGCCGTGTTCCGCTCCCGGCTCGCCGAGGTGCCCGACACCGAGCGGCGCTACCTCGAGGCCGTGGCGGCACTGGGTGAGGATGAGCGGCGGTCGGGGCGCATCGCCGAGGAGCTCGGCGGCACAGCGGGGGAGTGGGGCTGGGCCCGACAGCGGCTCATCGAGCGCGGCCTGCTGCGCCCCGACGGCCACGGCCGCGTCGCGTTCGCCCTCCCCGGCCTCGACGCCTACCTCCGCGAGCGAGCTTGA
- a CDS encoding ABC-F family ATP-binding cassette domain-containing protein translates to MLTVANISKSYAAQDVLNGVTLQVDRGRRIAIVGPNGAGKTTLLRIIAGTEQPDSGSVQRAGGVTVGFLRQDVAETRGHSVLEEVLRGAEGLRRLEARMRQIEAQLEDADEAVRAPLLEEYGAVQTRFESHGGYDVEVEAQRILGGLGFTPERIERDVGELSGGWMMRVTLARLLLSSPDVLLLDEPSNHLDLGSVVWLEDFVRRYDGAVVLVSHDREFLNNVCDRIVELDGGHATTYTGNYESFVEQRQQRMEQLIAARKAQDAKVEQLQRFVDRFRYKKTKAKQAQAKLTQIDRIKAERVDVPSGRSKKARFGFPSPPRSGRVVAELNGVRKAFGDNVVFRSLDLVIERNQRVALIGPNGAGKSTLLKLLAGVEEVDGGEVKLGGNVLPAYHAQHALDVLDEDRTVSEEFRAAVDARGGGRLDARRILGSFLFSGDEVDKEVRVLSGGEKARLSLAELMSFPANLLLLDEPTNHLDMTSRDVLEDALLEYEGTVVLVTHDRHLIRAVADHIIELRDGGATVHLGDWDDYLDRLGIDDERGAVGGVAAASSVTGSDAPADRKKQKRHEAERRNRLHRETKQLRDAVERIERSLVAAEQEVADLTRELADPDVYADGARVKELVRRQGEAKDRAAALMEQWEDASVALEEATARIEREAAGR, encoded by the coding sequence GTGCTGACCGTCGCCAACATCTCCAAGAGCTACGCCGCCCAGGACGTGCTGAACGGGGTGACCCTCCAGGTCGACCGGGGCCGGCGGATCGCCATCGTCGGCCCCAACGGAGCCGGCAAGACGACGCTGCTCCGGATCATCGCCGGCACCGAGCAGCCCGACTCGGGGAGCGTGCAACGCGCGGGCGGCGTGACCGTGGGCTTCCTCCGTCAGGACGTCGCCGAGACGCGCGGCCACTCGGTCCTCGAGGAGGTGCTGCGGGGCGCCGAGGGGCTGCGCCGGCTCGAGGCACGCATGCGCCAGATCGAGGCGCAGCTCGAGGACGCCGACGAGGCGGTGCGCGCACCGCTGCTCGAGGAGTACGGAGCGGTCCAGACCCGCTTCGAGTCGCACGGCGGCTACGACGTCGAGGTCGAGGCGCAGCGCATCCTCGGCGGCCTCGGTTTCACGCCCGAGCGCATCGAACGGGACGTCGGCGAGCTGTCGGGCGGATGGATGATGCGGGTCACGCTCGCCCGACTGCTGCTGTCCTCACCGGACGTGCTCCTCCTCGACGAGCCCAGCAACCACCTCGACCTCGGCTCGGTCGTGTGGCTAGAGGACTTCGTGCGGCGCTACGACGGGGCGGTCGTGCTCGTCAGCCACGACCGGGAGTTCCTCAACAACGTCTGCGATCGGATCGTGGAGCTCGACGGGGGCCACGCGACCACGTACACGGGCAACTACGAGTCGTTCGTGGAACAGCGTCAGCAGCGCATGGAGCAGCTCATCGCCGCACGCAAGGCACAGGATGCCAAGGTGGAGCAGCTGCAGCGCTTCGTCGACCGCTTCCGCTACAAGAAGACCAAGGCGAAACAGGCGCAGGCCAAGCTCACCCAGATCGACCGCATCAAGGCCGAGCGCGTCGACGTGCCGAGCGGTCGGAGCAAGAAGGCGCGCTTCGGCTTCCCCTCGCCGCCCCGCTCCGGACGGGTGGTCGCCGAGCTGAACGGCGTCCGCAAGGCTTTCGGTGACAACGTCGTGTTCCGCTCGCTCGACCTGGTCATCGAGCGGAACCAGCGCGTGGCGCTGATCGGACCCAACGGCGCGGGCAAGTCGACCCTGCTCAAGCTGCTCGCGGGGGTCGAGGAGGTCGACGGTGGCGAGGTCAAGCTCGGAGGCAACGTGCTCCCCGCGTACCACGCCCAGCACGCTCTCGACGTCCTCGACGAGGACCGCACCGTCAGCGAGGAGTTCCGTGCCGCGGTGGACGCCCGTGGCGGTGGTCGGCTCGACGCCCGCCGCATACTCGGTTCGTTCCTCTTCTCCGGCGACGAGGTGGACAAGGAGGTGAGGGTCCTGTCGGGTGGAGAGAAGGCGCGGCTGTCGCTCGCCGAGCTCATGTCGTTCCCGGCCAACCTGCTGCTGCTCGACGAGCCCACCAACCACCTCGACATGACCAGCCGTGACGTGCTCGAGGACGCGCTGCTGGAGTACGAGGGAACCGTCGTGCTGGTGACCCACGACCGGCACCTGATCCGGGCGGTCGCCGACCACATCATCGAGCTCCGCGACGGCGGAGCCACGGTGCACCTCGGGGATTGGGACGACTACCTCGACCGGCTCGGGATCGACGACGAACGGGGTGCCGTCGGTGGGGTCGCCGCCGCGTCTTCGGTGACCGGCAGCGATGCGCCCGCCGATCGCAAGAAGCAGAAGCGGCACGAGGCCGAGCGCCGCAACCGCCTCCACCGCGAGACCAAGCAGCTACGTGACGCGGTCGAGCGGATCGAGCGGTCCCTCGTGGCGGCGGAGCAGGAGGTCGCCGACCTGACCCGCGAGCTGGCCGACCCCGACGTCTACGCGGACGGGGCGCGGGTCAAGGAGCTGGTCCGTCGGCAGGGCGAGGCCAAGGACCGTGCCGCCGCGCTCATGGAGCAGTGGGAGGACGCCTCGGTGGCGCTGGAGGAAGCGACCGCCCGGATCGAGCGCGAGGCCGCGGGGCGCTGA
- a CDS encoding phosphatase PAP2 family protein has translation MPEKYADSPMRRQRVRHASDVVRVAVGVITLALASLPIRPDRVGRSETGAFDLINGITDLVYAPVWVVMQLGAFFAVPVLVVLALILGRRRLALDLGVVGTASWLIGRVLKDAFGRPRPGGLLEIVTVRGSEAVGMGFVSGHTAVAVGLATAAAPHLPRRYRWILWVLASVVGLSRIYVGAHLPLDVVGGAGLGFAVGALFRLTIGTPTGRPEPARVEATLTKLGFGISRLEPAHVPAHVSAPYHAHLDDGSQVFIKLVAEEIPDRDLIYRAWRAVARRRSKHEQRFRSPRSQVDHEAALALAAERAGVRTPEVIAARSLDGGTGLLAFRWVEGQSMEASASVSRDDLSAFWEQVDTLHRAGIAHGGLVGANVILGEAGPWLVDFGYAEMLADDLLLEEDVLEALISLSLRYGPDEVVATALEVLGPDRVDRALAHGDDARLSPATTEELRDQPEVLDRLVAVRASTSVAPERS, from the coding sequence GTGCCGGAGAAGTACGCGGACTCTCCGATGCGTCGTCAGCGCGTCCGACACGCCTCGGACGTGGTCCGCGTCGCGGTCGGGGTCATCACCCTCGCGCTCGCGTCACTGCCCATCCGACCCGACCGCGTCGGGCGCTCGGAGACCGGCGCCTTCGACCTGATCAACGGCATCACGGACCTCGTCTACGCCCCCGTCTGGGTGGTCATGCAGCTCGGGGCGTTCTTCGCGGTACCGGTGCTGGTCGTGCTCGCGCTGATCCTCGGACGTCGGCGGCTCGCGCTCGACCTGGGTGTCGTCGGCACGGCGTCGTGGCTCATCGGCCGGGTCCTCAAGGACGCGTTCGGCCGGCCGCGCCCCGGTGGGCTGCTCGAGATCGTCACGGTCCGCGGCAGCGAGGCTGTGGGCATGGGCTTCGTCTCGGGCCACACCGCGGTCGCCGTCGGTCTCGCGACAGCGGCGGCCCCTCACCTGCCGCGGCGCTACCGCTGGATCCTGTGGGTGCTGGCGAGCGTGGTCGGGTTGTCGCGGATCTACGTCGGGGCACACCTGCCGCTGGATGTCGTCGGTGGTGCGGGGCTGGGGTTCGCGGTCGGGGCGCTGTTCCGCCTCACCATCGGCACGCCCACCGGTCGCCCCGAACCGGCACGTGTCGAGGCCACCCTCACGAAGCTGGGGTTCGGCATCAGCAGGCTGGAACCAGCTCACGTGCCCGCACACGTCTCCGCTCCCTACCACGCCCACCTCGACGACGGCAGCCAGGTGTTCATCAAGCTGGTCGCGGAGGAGATCCCCGACCGCGACCTGATCTACCGCGCGTGGCGCGCGGTCGCCCGCCGCCGATCGAAGCACGAGCAGCGCTTCCGCTCGCCACGCTCGCAGGTCGATCACGAGGCCGCGCTCGCGCTCGCGGCGGAACGCGCCGGCGTGCGCACACCAGAGGTGATCGCGGCCCGCAGCCTCGACGGAGGAACGGGCCTCCTGGCGTTCCGGTGGGTCGAGGGCCAGTCGATGGAGGCGAGCGCGTCGGTATCGCGCGACGACCTGAGTGCGTTCTGGGAGCAGGTCGACACGCTGCACCGGGCGGGCATCGCTCACGGCGGACTCGTCGGTGCGAACGTGATCCTCGGAGAGGCGGGGCCGTGGCTGGTCGACTTCGGCTACGCCGAGATGCTCGCCGACGACCTGCTCCTCGAGGAGGACGTGCTCGAAGCGCTGATCTCGCTGTCGCTGCGGTACGGACCGGATGAGGTCGTCGCCACCGCGCTCGAGGTGCTCGGACCCGACCGCGTCGACCGGGCTCTGGCTCATGGTGACGACGCCCGCCTCAGCCCGGCGACGACCGAGGAGTTGCGCGACCAGCCGGAGGTGCTCGATCGGCTCGTCGCCGTGCGCGCGTCCACGAGCGTCGCCCCCGAACGCAGCTGA
- a CDS encoding RtcB family protein, protein MPATQLTDGVLSWAGDLDEGTVQQARNTAQVPVVTGHVALMPDAHLGYGATVGSVIPTEGAIIPSAVGVDIGCGMVAVETDLDASDLPDDLRPLLSRVGEAIPAGVGQGHDHARVGAAWLDEQPDTPELVQTSDRERRRAAEQFGTLGSGNHFVEVCLDERDTVWAVLHSGSRGVGNTLAQRHIDRAKGLLKQRHESLADPDLAYVVEGTAEFREYVNDLEWAQRYAYANRERMVDLVLHELFDEVGKGREVDRVNCHHNYAAREHHDGRELWITRKGAIRAREGDRGVIPGSMGASSYIVRGLGNPLAYESAAHGAGRKMSRRQAKKRFATTDLAEAMGDRTWLSDHAGKLLDEIPAAYKDIDEVMERQRDLVQVERRLRQVLNYKGT, encoded by the coding sequence ATGCCCGCGACACAGCTCACCGATGGCGTGCTGAGCTGGGCCGGCGACCTCGACGAGGGCACCGTCCAGCAGGCGCGCAACACCGCGCAGGTCCCGGTGGTGACGGGGCACGTCGCACTCATGCCCGATGCCCACCTGGGCTACGGGGCGACGGTCGGATCGGTGATCCCGACCGAGGGAGCGATCATCCCCTCGGCCGTGGGGGTGGACATCGGGTGTGGGATGGTCGCGGTCGAGACCGACCTCGACGCGTCCGACCTCCCCGACGACCTGCGGCCGCTGTTGTCGCGCGTAGGGGAAGCGATCCCGGCCGGCGTCGGCCAGGGCCACGACCACGCGCGCGTGGGCGCTGCCTGGCTCGACGAGCAGCCGGACACCCCCGAGCTCGTACAGACGTCGGACCGCGAGCGCCGGCGCGCCGCCGAGCAGTTCGGGACGTTGGGATCGGGCAACCACTTCGTCGAGGTGTGCCTCGACGAGCGGGACACGGTCTGGGCCGTGCTCCACTCGGGCAGCCGCGGGGTGGGCAACACCCTCGCGCAGCGCCACATCGACCGTGCCAAGGGACTGCTGAAGCAGCGACACGAGTCGCTCGCCGACCCCGACCTCGCCTACGTCGTCGAGGGCACCGCCGAGTTCCGTGAGTACGTCAACGACCTCGAGTGGGCCCAGCGCTACGCCTACGCCAACCGCGAGCGCATGGTCGACCTCGTCCTGCACGAGCTGTTCGACGAGGTCGGCAAGGGACGCGAGGTCGATCGGGTGAACTGTCACCACAACTACGCCGCTCGGGAACACCACGACGGTCGCGAGCTGTGGATCACGCGCAAGGGCGCGATCCGTGCCCGCGAGGGCGACCGGGGCGTGATCCCCGGCTCGATGGGCGCGTCGAGCTACATCGTGCGCGGCCTCGGCAACCCTCTCGCCTACGAGTCCGCGGCGCACGGGGCGGGGCGCAAGATGTCGCGGCGGCAGGCCAAGAAGCGCTTCGCGACCACCGACCTGGCCGAGGCGATGGGTGATCGGACCTGGTTGTCGGATCATGCCGGCAAGCTCCTCGACGAGATTCCGGCGGCCTACAAGGACATCGACGAGGTCATGGAGCGCCAGCGCGACCTCGTCCAGGTCGAGCGCCGGCTCCGTCAGGTCCTCAACTACAAGGGCACCTGA